In Pseudoalteromonas piratica, the genomic stretch ACAACAAGAAAACCAAAGCTTACAACAAGAAAATTTTAAATTACGCCAAGCCCTTGAGCAAACAGAACAAGAGAAAATAAGTATTTCAGGCGACATTGATAAACTCTCAGCAAGAGAGCAACATCAAGAATCAATGTGTAAATTAACCCTGCAATCGGGTGAGCTGCTCAGTCAAATTAGAGAAAGTTTAGCGGCGTCTTCTACGGAACTCATTGCCCACAGAGATGACTTTAAAGCGTCACAACAATTATTTGATCAAATAAAAGATATGCTTGAGTCAACGATTAGTGCCACTTCTATTATTTCTAATGATTCCCAACAAGCGTCTACCTCTGTCAATGAGCTCAATGAAGTAACCAAAGGTATTAATGAGTTTGTTAACATTATCAAAGGAATATCCGATCAAACTAATTTGCTCGCACTCAACGCAGCTATTGAAGCTGCTCGTGCAGGTGAGCAGGGCCGTGGCTTTGCGGTTGTGGCAGACGAAGTAAGAACACTAGCGCAACGCTCTGCAGAGGCATCTAACGAAATTTCAGTATTAATTGAACAAGTTAATAATCAGATGAAAGACGTGGTTACTAGCATTAGCGGTGTAGGTGAGAAAAGTATAAAAATAAACGACAGTACAGCGAGTATTGATAAAACCGCAAATCGAATCGTTGAATTTTCTCAAAATATGTACACAGTGATTACTAACTCTACTTCAGACGCCTTCTTACAAACCGTTAAAATGGACCATGTTGTGTGGAAAATGGATGTGTACCGGGTGATGTTAGGATTATCCAACAAGTCTCCCGAGGATTTTGCTGATCATACAATGTGTCGATTAGGTAAGTGGTATTATGAGGGTGAAGGAAACAACAAATACACAAGTTTTTCCGCTTTCAAAAAGCTTGAAAAACCACATGCTGAAGTTCATAGAAATGGTTTAGCCGCTTTAAATGCAAATCTTGAAGGCGATAAACAAACTGCTGCACATCATCTTGCACTTATGGAAGCAGCAAGCTTTGAAGTTGTGGAACAATTATCCCAGTTATCACACCAAATAGCCGGTGAAGTCAGCTTATCTAAAAACCATACCGAGTTATTTTAAATGTAATAGCGGATTAAGTTACTTTCTATCTATTAGAGGGTAACTTTTTATTTTTCATTTTTTAGAAAATCAAAATACCAAAACTCTCTCACCTCCTTACTTTTAGTGAATGCAATTGCATGAAATTAATTCACATTCGCATTAATTTAATTCGCTTGTACCTTTTTCAATAGATTCTATACTCATTTGGCTTATATTTTGCGTTAAAAGGATATATGGCGAATATTTAGTGTCAATTCGTGAGATTTGCATCATAAAAGTGCATAAATAGTTTTTTCTGCACTGTCACGAAGCGTAAATATTCCTATGTTTAGATAATCACAGTTATGCGCTAGGCAGTTTGAAGCGTGTTAGTTAAATGGAAAGGAAAGGCACAATGTTAACTAAACGATTTTTTAAGACCAAGCAAGAAGCAGAAGTAACATTTGAATTCGCAGCTGAAGCAGATACGCAAGTATCATTGGCGGGTGAGTTTAACGATTGGCAGCCAGTGTCAATGAAGTACGTTAAAAAGGATCAGGTTTTTCGTACTAAACTGCGCTTACCAATTGAGCAAGATTTTCAATTCAAATACTTAGTTAACGAGCAAGAATGGCAAAATGACCATGCTGCAGATCACTATTTACTAAACGAGTTTGGTACTGATAACTCAGTTGTTTCTACAGCGCGAGTTTAATTTGAGTGAATGCAGTAGAACAGCTCTGCTACCTACAAGGGGTAGCACTCGATTATGTTGATTATTACGGACAGCAAACACGTATCAGTGATGATGTAAGGCAACACATACTCAAAGCGTGTGGTCATGATGTTACTAATCAGCAAGCGATTCGCGAAACAAACTTTCGCCTTGATGCATTGCCTTGGAAAACACTCGTTAATGAGTTTCAAGTAACGTCAACTGAACATGCCTTGCTAAAGGTGCGTGCGCAGAGTTACGAGCCAAACAAACACCTTGAAATTGTTATTTTACAAGGTGGTAATGCGTTTTGCCGTTTGGCAGTCGATCTCTCAGAGAGCATTGAAGTAGGTAACTATGTTATTGATGATGTGCGTTACTCAGAGTATCAGATTGACTTACCGGCACTTGAAGCAAACTACTATCAAGTTGAAGTTGTTTTCACTTCACAAATTTCAAAAGCTCAAAGATCAAATGCGACATTAGCTGTGGCACCACCCAGTTGTTTTTCATTAAATGAAAGTCAAAGACCGTGGGGAATTTCGTGTCAGCTTTATACTTTGCGAGATAAGCGTGAAAGTGGTTTTGGTGATTTTTCATCTTTAAAAGAATTGGTTCAGCGAAGCAGTGAGAAAGGGGCGGATTACATTTTGTTAAACCCCTTGCATAAGCTGTTTGCAAAAGAACCTGAAAGAGCGAGTCCATATAGTCCAAACGACCGTAACCAAATCAACCCGCTTTATATCAGCCCACGTCTGTGTATTGATTACAGCTTGCCTAATGGTGAATACCGCAGTGAGCAGCCATTTATTGACTACAGTGAGGCTACGCAACACAAGTATCAATGCTTTAAGGTAATGTACCTTAATTTTTGTGAGCTTGAGTTAGCCAAAAACACCGACAGGGCTGTTGATTTTGAGCAGTTTGTTGAGTGCCATGCTGACTGGCAAATTTCACAGTATGAGTACTATTTACAGTGGGTTGCTAAGGAGCAATTAGGTTATTGCCAGCGCTACGCAAAATCAAAAGGTATGAAAATAGGGTTAATCCTTGATTTAGCGGTGGGCTGCACCCGTGATGGTGAAGAATATGCTCGCAATCGCTCGCTGTTTGTGCAGCACGCCAACATTGGTGCACCACCCGATCCTTGGGCGCGTGATGGTCAAGATTGGGGTTTAGCGGTGCAAGATCCTGTTAAGTTAAAAGCCTCTCACTACTCACATTTTATTGCCTTAATTCGTGCAAATATGATTGCGGGTGGTTTGCGCATTGATCATGTTATGGGACTACTGCGCTTGTGGTGGTGTATTAGTGTAAATAACAATCCCGAAGGGTGTTATGTCTATTACCCCTTTCAGGAACTGTTGGCTATTTTGTGCCTAGAAAGCCATCTCAATCAATGCTTAGTAATTGGCGAAGATTTGGGGGTTGTACCTGATCAAATTAAACATGATTTAGATGCAGCACACGTCTATGGCAATGATATTTTCTATTTTGAAAAAAACGCTGAAGGACAGTTTTTATCACCCAAAGAGCATCGAAAACATGCCCTTTTGATGGTTGCCAACCACGATGTCGCGCCATTTTATGCATGGTGGCAAAAGCTTGATATAGACACTCGAGCTAAATACCAACTTTACTCAAATGATGCGCAATATGGTTTCGATTTAACGCAACGCGAACATGACAAGCACGCACTGATTAACTGGTTAAAAGAAGCAAATGAAATGCCTGTTAAAAATGATGCAGAGAGTATTTATCGTGCAGTTGTACTCACACTTGCAACCACAAAGGCACAATTTTTATGCCTTCAACTGGATGACTTAAGTGGTGAAACCCTTGCCGTTAATATCCCAGGAACCGACCAAGAATACCCCAACTGGCGACGTCGCTTATCTTGCTCTTTAGCGCACATTTTTGGCCCACTCAGTAGTGAAGAGCAAGCAATCAATGTTGAAAACAGACGTTTTTGGCAGCTATTAAATGCTAGGAGAGATCATGTCAGTAGCTAATTTAGTTTCACTTAGCCAGCTAAATGAAGAACAACAATCCTTAGAAAAAGCGCATTCATTACAACGTGCAGATTTTATTAATGCGTTTAGCTTTTTGGGTAAGCACGTTATTAACCAAGAATTATCGATTGTACGTTGCTTTATACCAGGTGCGAAGAAGGTGTCAGTGTGCGCCAATAAGCAGTTGTTGAAAATGGAGCAACTGCAGCAGACAGGCCTTTTTCAACTGGTCGTTAGTAACAACAAGGTACCAGAGCCAATTCAGCTGGATATTGATTTCGGTGACTGCCAGGTGCAGCGTTTTTTACCCTATAGCTTTGCATCTACCCTCGATGATGATGCTATGTATTTATTTAATCAGGGAACACTTGCCCATGGTTATCGCCATTTTGGCGCGCATGTGATTACTCATCAAGGCATTAAAGGTACCCGTTTTACAGTATGGGCGCCTAATGCGAAGTCTGTTTCAGTAATTGGTGATTTTAATCATTGGGATGCGAGCTGTTACCCAATGCGTTTTCACCCAGCTTCAGGCGTATGGGAAATTTTTATTGCAGAAGATTTGTCGGGCAAACACTACAAATACTCGCTTTTAACCGAGCATAATCAGCGTATTGAAAAAGCAGATCCATTTGCCATGCAAATGCAATTACCGCCTCATACCGCTTCTCAAGTTGCAAGCTTGCCACAAAATCATCAGCCAATAGCACTTATCAATCAATTTAACCAAGCGATCAGCATTTATGAAGTGCACTTAGGGTCTTGGCGTCGCAATGTTGAACAGGGCAATGGATATTTAAATTATACCGAGTTAGCAGAACAGTTAATTCCATACGTGTTAGATCTTGGTTTTACTCATATTCAGTTAATGCCAATTAGCGAATTTCCATTTGATGGCTCTTGGGGATATCAACCTGTGGGCTTATTTGCTCCAACCAGTCGCTTTGGTGATATTAATGCGTTTTCCGAGTTTATTGGCAAAATAAAAGCGGCAGGCATAGGTGTATTAATTGACTGGGTACCGGGACATTTCCCAAATGATCCCCATGGCTTGGCAATGTTTGATGGTACTCACTTATATGAACACGCCGACAAGCGTCAGGGGTATCATCCTGATTGGAATACACATATTTATAATTATGATCGCGCTGAAGTACGCAGCTTTTTGCTGTCAAATGCAACCTATTGGTTAAATGAATTTGGTATTGATGGGCTCCGCGTTGATGCTGTGGCGTCTATGCTTTATCTCGATTACAGCCGTAAAGAGGGCGAGTGGGTACCTAATTGTTTTGGTGGTCGCGAAAATCTCGGGGCGATTAGTTTGCTTCAGCAGATCAATGCCACTGTGTATGGTGAGAATCCAAATATTGTCACCATTGCCGAAGAGTCAACTGCCTGGCCGGGTGTCACCAAACCAACAGACCAATCAGGGCTTGGCTTCGGTTTTAAATGGAATATGGGCTGGATGAACGATAGCCTGGAGTATATTAAAAAAGACCCACTTTATCGTCGTCATCACCACAACGAAATGACCTTTTCGTTAGTATATGCCTTTAGTGAAAATTACATATTACCGCTGTCCCATGACGAAGTCGTTCATGGCAAGGGATCCCTAATTAATAAAATGCCTGGAGATGATTGGCAAAAATTTGCAAATCTACGCGCATTTTATGGCTTTATGTGGGCACATCCAGGCAAAAAGCTGTTGTTTATGGGGGGGGAGTTTGCGCAATACCATGAGTGGGATCACGATTTTAGCTTGGATTGGCATTTACTTGATGAAGCAAAGCATCAAGGTGTTTACACCCTTATTAAATCATTGAATAGCCTCTACAAAGCCTATCCTGCATTTTATGAAATGGATAATAGCGGTGAAGGCTTTCGTTGGATTGATGGTGGCAATGCTGAGCAAAGCGTATTTAGCTTTGTGCGACAAAGTGGCGAACAGTCAAAGGTCATTGCAATATGTAATTTTACCCCTGAAGTACGCACACAGTTTAAATTGGGCGTGCCCAACGCGAAACGCTACAAATTAGTGCTCAATACAGACGATATTCAATTTGGCGGTAGCGGTGTGCCGGTTGAAACAGACATTGCTGTGCTAAATGAAGCAAATCATGGCTTTGAAAACAGCATTTCGCTCACTTTGGCACCATTAGCTACCTATTATTTGGTGGAGAAATAGCCGTGTCAGCGCGCTTTGCTATTCGCCCTGGCAGTACCTCGCCACTTGGTTCAACACCGAGTGAAAATGGTACTAATTTCGCTATTTTTTCAGAGCGTGCCAGTAAAGTTGAATTGTGTCTATTTGATCAAAGTGGTCACAATGAAATTGCGCGCATCCCACTTTATCGCGATGAACAAGGTATTTGGCATATTTTTATACGTGGCGTGGGGCAAGGGCAGCTTTATGGTTATCGGGTTTATGGCAACTACAACCCAAAAAAAGGGGAATACTTTAACCCCAATAAGCTGCTGTTAGATCCGTATGCCAAATCACTGTTTGGCGAGTTTAATTGGGGTAATTCCCACAAATCAGACGACGCTTTTAGACAGCTTGATTCAGCAAGTGATATGCCTAAATGTAAAGTGGTGTCATTACCACACTATGAAGGTATCAAACCCAATATTCCATGGCATAAAACGGTGATTTATGAATGCCATGTTAAAGGCGCTACTCAATTATATAGGTCAATTCCTGAAGAGTTACGGGGTACTTACTTGGGCTTGGCACATCCTAACTTTATTTGGCATTTAAAAAGTTTAGGGGTGACGGCCATTGAGCTATTACCTGTCCATAGCTTTATTAGTGAAGCTTTTTTGCCAGAGCGAGAGCTCAGTAATTATTGGGGATATAACACACTTAACTTCTTCACGCCGCATTTAGCCTATACCCACACTAAGCAAGAACAAGAATTTCAGCAAATGGTGTCAGTGCTTCATGAAGCTGGCATTGAAGTGATTATCGATGTGGTGTTTAACCACACAGCAGAAGGTAATGAACAAGGGCCAACTTTGTCACTACGCGGTATTGATAATCAAGCTTACTACCGCTTGCAGCAAGATAACTTTGCTTATTATGTTAATGATACGGGCTGTGGCAATACCTTGAATATTTCACACCCGAAAAGCTTACAACTGGTAATGGATAGCCTGCGACATTGGGTGCAAGTGTATGGCGTTGATGGCTTTCGCTTTGATTTAGCAAGTATTTTAGGGCGCGATCAAGATGGCTTTAAGAAGCATCACACCTTTTTTCAGACCCTTGCCCAAGATCCAATATTAAAAGGCATTAAATTGATTGCTGAGCCTTGGGACCTTGCCATCGATGGTTATCAACTTGGTAATTACGTAGCGCCTTGGCGCGAGTGGAATGACCAATACCGTGATACTGTGCGCAGCTTCTGGCGGGGTGATATGAGTATGTTGCCTGGCTTTGCTCGCTTTTTTCATGGTTCCAGCCACTTATTTGAGAAAAAAGGACGTTCGGTCACATCAAGCATCAATTTTATCACCGCCCATGATGGTTTCACGCTAGCTGATTTAGTCAGTTACAACAACAAACACAACTTAGCTAACAAAGAAGATAATCGTGACGGGCATGATCACAACCGTTCTTATAATTGGGGTGCGGAAGGGGTTACCGATGATAGCGATATTGCTGCATTGCGTATGCGCGCACAAAAGAATTTCCTACTCACATTGTGTTTATCAAGTGGTGTGCCTATGTTGTCCGCAGGCAGTGAGGTGTCACATTCACAAGGTGGCAACAATAATGCCTATTGCCAAGATAATGAAATTAGCTGGATCAATTGGCAAATTGATAAAAATACGGATATTCAACAACATGCGCTTTATCAGTTCATTAGTCGCGCCTTAAAGTTGCGCAGCGAGTTCTCGTTATACCGGCAAAATCATTTTATTCACGATGATGATCCGCGCTTTAGTGTGACATGGTTAAACGAGCATGGTGCCCTCATGCAAGATAGCGATTGGCATAATGCAGAGGGTCATTGCCTTGGCTATTTAATGGAAGATATCCAAGATGATAAGGCACTTTTACTGTTATTTAATGCGTCCAGCAAAAATGTGATGTTTCAACTGCCTTCGCAAGAAGCGCATCACTGCTGGCGAATTCGCCTTTATACCTTTTCAAATGAGCGCGATGACGAATGCTTAGCTCCGGGCCAAACCCTGCTGCTAAATAGTCACAGTGCTTGGGTTCTTTCCAGCCATATCAAAATGCCTGCTAGCAAGCAGGAAAGTGAAGATGCTTCCCAAACGTTCAATTTAACTAAGCAAGGAGTTTAGTGTGAACAAAAAAACTAATTTAGCGAAAAAGAAAACCCCGATTTCAGCCAGTGTGATTGAAAACTCTGACTTGAGTGAAGACTTATATCGCCACTTTTACTACACATTAGGACGTGACCAAGTCAATAAATCACAACGTTATTTATACCAAGCATTAGCGCTGACTATTCGCGATAGGCTGGTCGCAAAATGCCGCGCGACAAATCAACATCGTGAGACTACGCCGCACAAACAGGTGGCGTATTTATCGCTTGAGTTTTTAATGGGCCGGGCACTTAACAATGCAATATTGAACTTAGATTTAGCACCTCAAGTCACCCAAGCGTTAACGCATTATGGCAGTGAATTAGAGCAAGTTGCCGCTGCTGAACATGATGCAGGGCTTGGCAATGGCGGTTTAGGCCGTTTGGCTGCGTGTTTTTTAGATAGCTGTGCGACGTTAAAATTACCCGTGGTAGGTTATGGGTTGCGCTACGAATATGGCATGTTCAATCAATCGCTCGAACAAGGACGTCAAATAGAGCAGCCCGATCACTGGCTACATGAAGGCCACCCGTGGGAAATCGCCGCACCTGAACAA encodes the following:
- the malQ gene encoding 4-alpha-glucanotransferase, whose protein sequence is MNAVEQLCYLQGVALDYVDYYGQQTRISDDVRQHILKACGHDVTNQQAIRETNFRLDALPWKTLVNEFQVTSTEHALLKVRAQSYEPNKHLEIVILQGGNAFCRLAVDLSESIEVGNYVIDDVRYSEYQIDLPALEANYYQVEVVFTSQISKAQRSNATLAVAPPSCFSLNESQRPWGISCQLYTLRDKRESGFGDFSSLKELVQRSSEKGADYILLNPLHKLFAKEPERASPYSPNDRNQINPLYISPRLCIDYSLPNGEYRSEQPFIDYSEATQHKYQCFKVMYLNFCELELAKNTDRAVDFEQFVECHADWQISQYEYYLQWVAKEQLGYCQRYAKSKGMKIGLILDLAVGCTRDGEEYARNRSLFVQHANIGAPPDPWARDGQDWGLAVQDPVKLKASHYSHFIALIRANMIAGGLRIDHVMGLLRLWWCISVNNNPEGCYVYYPFQELLAILCLESHLNQCLVIGEDLGVVPDQIKHDLDAAHVYGNDIFYFEKNAEGQFLSPKEHRKHALLMVANHDVAPFYAWWQKLDIDTRAKYQLYSNDAQYGFDLTQREHDKHALINWLKEANEMPVKNDAESIYRAVVLTLATTKAQFLCLQLDDLSGETLAVNIPGTDQEYPNWRRRLSCSLAHIFGPLSSEEQAINVENRRFWQLLNARRDHVSS
- a CDS encoding isoamylase early set domain-containing protein — encoded protein: MLTKRFFKTKQEAEVTFEFAAEADTQVSLAGEFNDWQPVSMKYVKKDQVFRTKLRLPIEQDFQFKYLVNEQEWQNDHAADHYLLNEFGTDNSVVSTARV
- the glgX gene encoding glycogen debranching protein GlgX — its product is MSARFAIRPGSTSPLGSTPSENGTNFAIFSERASKVELCLFDQSGHNEIARIPLYRDEQGIWHIFIRGVGQGQLYGYRVYGNYNPKKGEYFNPNKLLLDPYAKSLFGEFNWGNSHKSDDAFRQLDSASDMPKCKVVSLPHYEGIKPNIPWHKTVIYECHVKGATQLYRSIPEELRGTYLGLAHPNFIWHLKSLGVTAIELLPVHSFISEAFLPERELSNYWGYNTLNFFTPHLAYTHTKQEQEFQQMVSVLHEAGIEVIIDVVFNHTAEGNEQGPTLSLRGIDNQAYYRLQQDNFAYYVNDTGCGNTLNISHPKSLQLVMDSLRHWVQVYGVDGFRFDLASILGRDQDGFKKHHTFFQTLAQDPILKGIKLIAEPWDLAIDGYQLGNYVAPWREWNDQYRDTVRSFWRGDMSMLPGFARFFHGSSHLFEKKGRSVTSSINFITAHDGFTLADLVSYNNKHNLANKEDNRDGHDHNRSYNWGAEGVTDDSDIAALRMRAQKNFLLTLCLSSGVPMLSAGSEVSHSQGGNNNAYCQDNEISWINWQIDKNTDIQQHALYQFISRALKLRSEFSLYRQNHFIHDDDPRFSVTWLNEHGALMQDSDWHNAEGHCLGYLMEDIQDDKALLLLFNASSKNVMFQLPSQEAHHCWRIRLYTFSNERDDECLAPGQTLLLNSHSAWVLSSHIKMPASKQESEDASQTFNLTKQGV
- a CDS encoding CZB domain-containing protein, giving the protein MDHVVWKMDVYRVMLGLSNKSPEDFADHTMCRLGKWYYEGEGNNKYTSFSAFKKLEKPHAEVHRNGLAALNANLEGDKQTAAHHLALMEAASFEVVEQLSQLSHQIAGEVSLSKNHTELF
- the glgB gene encoding 1,4-alpha-glucan branching protein GlgB, with protein sequence MSVANLVSLSQLNEEQQSLEKAHSLQRADFINAFSFLGKHVINQELSIVRCFIPGAKKVSVCANKQLLKMEQLQQTGLFQLVVSNNKVPEPIQLDIDFGDCQVQRFLPYSFASTLDDDAMYLFNQGTLAHGYRHFGAHVITHQGIKGTRFTVWAPNAKSVSVIGDFNHWDASCYPMRFHPASGVWEIFIAEDLSGKHYKYSLLTEHNQRIEKADPFAMQMQLPPHTASQVASLPQNHQPIALINQFNQAISIYEVHLGSWRRNVEQGNGYLNYTELAEQLIPYVLDLGFTHIQLMPISEFPFDGSWGYQPVGLFAPTSRFGDINAFSEFIGKIKAAGIGVLIDWVPGHFPNDPHGLAMFDGTHLYEHADKRQGYHPDWNTHIYNYDRAEVRSFLLSNATYWLNEFGIDGLRVDAVASMLYLDYSRKEGEWVPNCFGGRENLGAISLLQQINATVYGENPNIVTIAEESTAWPGVTKPTDQSGLGFGFKWNMGWMNDSLEYIKKDPLYRRHHHNEMTFSLVYAFSENYILPLSHDEVVHGKGSLINKMPGDDWQKFANLRAFYGFMWAHPGKKLLFMGGEFAQYHEWDHDFSLDWHLLDEAKHQGVYTLIKSLNSLYKAYPAFYEMDNSGEGFRWIDGGNAEQSVFSFVRQSGEQSKVIAICNFTPEVRTQFKLGVPNAKRYKLVLNTDDIQFGGSGVPVETDIAVLNEANHGFENSISLTLAPLATYYLVEK